Part of the Anopheles coluzzii chromosome 3, AcolN3, whole genome shotgun sequence genome is shown below.
CGAGCTCCACAGTGTACGTACGGGGAGGCAGCGATCCCATACGGAATGACAGTGAAAAGAGATTTACAACTTCGTACTCGTTCGGCGTATCGCACGAATGCATCGTGTAGTTTACGACTGAATGGACAGATTGCATCCTCCAACACGATGGAAAAGCTTCAGTCGGTGCAACAGGAAGAGCAGGGAGTGCGCGGTGGTGTTCGTGTGTGAGATTTGTTAGACGATCGCGTTCCACCATCCGCTCCCCTTTTGTCTGTCGTTCTGCACAAGCACGTTGCTATGCGTGGAATCTGTCTCCATTGTTTGCTTGAGGTAAGCAGAAGAGAAGGCTTCGTTCTACGATTCTTCCGGTGTAATGAATGGTGCAATAACACAGACTGTGTCGAAGCACTTTACCTATACTATAACATATGTGGTGATGCTGTGTACCTGTCACACCGAGACGATCGACGGTCGACAATAAGGATTTTTTGGGGTCAGTCAAATGGGGATAATGTTGCGCTCGCGTCCGGTATCTTAACCGTATCGGTTGTAATTGTGTCCACTGGCCGACGGAACGTGACCGGCCTGGTGGAAGCGGGGCTGGTTGTAAGCGGCATTGAACTGGGCCGAAACCGGTTGCGTCTGGGCGATCAGGGCAAGCGATTTCTGGATTGCCTCCGGgatcggtggtggtgtgggcAGATGAGCACCTTCCGCACGGAAACCTAGAGTAAGAGTGAGGGAAAAGTTATTGGCCGCATTAGCGAACGAGTGGGAATGGCTTATGGCCTTGGCAGGTGTGGCGCAAGTTGCGTAAGAAGGGTAAGACGAGCCCGTACCGTTCTCATCTGCAATGTAGGTCACCGTAATCAGCTGACCCTCGGGAGAGGTGTACGAGTACGAGCCCTGCACGGCCTGTGCCTCCAGGTCCTTACGGCCGgcatttttcaaatatccctgtgcctgctgctgctgtccgtcGCCGGTCGTATACGCGTACGAATAGCTGCCATCGTACGAAACGTCATTGCTGTAGGAGGTGATTGGTACGAAGGGACGGATTGCGTTCGGGAACGGTTGCTGCGAGCATTAAATGTCAATCGTTAGTTTAGTGTTTATTAATTTAGTGTTATAATCGGTCGGTGGATGAGGAGAGAAAATAGTACTTTAAAGCATTCGTTATTATACAAGTACTAAGCAATACGgctttttggaccgttcctcttaaataaaaaaaaatgtacaagGATTGCTGCGTTATGTAAAAAGTGTATAACAGATAACATTAAAATTTAGTTCAGTGTTTCAGACAcctaaaaatttaaaaagctAAAAATTGGACTCTTTCTATTTAACTTGTTAAcataacaaaataattttagtattGCACCATTTATTGAAAAAAGGCTTATGAACAAGACCTAAAAGCTTTcataaaataatgcaaatatAAAATAGCACCTATCAAGCTccattttcaaataaattataaaaaatctgattTTCTTAAATATAGCATATTAATTATCTCTAATAATCGTAAGTTGTGTACATGtatcataaaaaatacttaaattTCAGtcatacatttaaaaaagtaGCAACAAATATTCATCTTTCactttaacttttttttaatccagACGGAAAGAATAAAATGATATCAACAGATTGTAACATAAGTTCATTTTTAAGCTTGAGTTTCATATTATTCTAGTgattatatttaatattatcaaAGTTTTTCTATGTCTAGAATATTGCCAAAGTATActgcattttcaaaacaaatattcTGAATCCTAAAATGTGCTCCGTCGTTACCATTAAATATGTCCAAATAAAGTATTGTGGGTTCTTAAAATGTACATTATCTTACCTGTAATCTTTGGCTAAACTGAGTTGGGTTATGCGGGGGCAGCAACGGTGCACGTAAGGCTTGCGGCTGATGCTGGTGTGCAAAATGGTTCTGCgattggtgctgttgctgctgctgatgctggtgctgctggtgctgctggtgctgttgctgctggtactgctgGTGCTGATTAGTCAGCCGATGGCCAACGGACGTATTACGCACTCCCGTATTCTTGTTGTAGCTAGAGTGCGCGTACTGATTCTGGGGTTTGGCGGTAGCACCACACGCCACGATCACAAGCACCAACGCGCACTGCTAGAACGAAAGCGAACGCTGTGAAACACTTGCCtttttatttatctgtcaCTATCAATTTACCGTAAAGGAGAAACTAGTCATTTTGATGCAATTTCTTCAACTTGATTTTGGCTTGATTTTTTATTCGAAACAATAAACTTTTCTACTCGCTGAGCACTACTGAAACACGTCAAACTACTGATTTCACACACCCGGTTCCCACCATTCAGCCTATCAAGTAAGCAGCATGGAGCACGAGCCGATCAATAATCTGCACTATCCAAACACCGACGACAAACTATTAGCGATGTTGCCCTCGGcaattttatttatacaaCCCATGCCGACCCAACCGGAGCCCTCGCTGTAGCTTCAGCCCGAAGACAGGTGTTCGTGGTGGACCACCCCCGAAAAAAAGtgaatcaaataaataaagcaacaaacagcaacacaaaaaatggctACACTACACGCAAAATGCGGTTCACTAATCACAATACCGCCACGATCGCAGGTGCGCAGCGGTACGAATAGAACGTCCCAATAGGCGATGCACGGTGGAAGAGAGCGCAAGAGTGAACGGTACGAGAACAATCAGAATGATAGCGTAAGATCGCGACAGGGCGATAGGGCGGATCGTGAAAGGAAAAGCGAGATCCCCGAAACAAAATCGACCCTCTTCGCCCCACCCAGCAACCTACGTAGAACGCATCCGAGGTGGTTGAGATGGGTTGAGGGCGAGGTGAACCCCCATCACTCGCTGTTAGGGTGTTCATTTGAATGCCATTATGATCCATCTGTACCTTACCGGGCCTTTCCATTCAGGCTGAGATTAATGAATTTGCACCTCGTTGAAGGTATGAGATGGCTAaggtgcagcaaaaaaaaatagaacgaTCAAGCACGCTCTACAGTGTGGTACAAAAGTGATACAAATGTAGTACATAATATGCACTTACAATGTAAATAAATCCAATTATAATTTGTTGCCCTATTTAAATGTATATTGTACTCATTATTAACATAAATATTActatctttatttttgttattattacttacttatccggcgctacaaccgctttgcggtcttgggctgcctcaggagtgtccgaaaccgttcacggtctcgcgccttcgtctgccagtccgttatcccggccttaatggcggacgcctccacgccatcttgccacctcaatttgggcctaccacgcctcctctgtccttgtggacggcctaaaaagactttacgggctgggtcgtccgtttccatgcgtataacatggccagcccaccggagcctggcgagctttatacgctgtacgacagtgaggtcgccgtacatctcgtatagctcgtcattatagcggctcctccattgtccttccacacatacggggccaagtatccttctgagcatcttcctctggaacgcggctaagagggtttcgtcagatttggacagtgtccatgtctcagaggcgtatgtgaacactggtactatataggtactacatagtcccagcttcgtccgtcgcgacaggttcttggaggtgaactgctttttcaggctgtagaatgaccggttggcagccagcatccttgcgcgcaactcagcttccatgctattgtcgttgctgacctttgatcccagataggtgaattgtgggacgacttcaaaagtgcgttcacctatctgcacgtcacgcctacgtagattctgattatttgttAGCGGGCCCGCTGAtattgccaccatcagtttggtctttgcctcgtttatctgcaatccgaggttctctgccgcctgctcaatcccttggtaggcttctgctacataggagagccgcagaccaatgatgtctatatcatcagcgtatgccaggatctgggttgacttatagaagatggttcccgtagtctccacccttgAGTCACGGATGgctctctctagcgccaagttgaataggagacaggcaagcccgttcccctggcgcagacccttggtggtagcaaaaggtcctgagagttttccatccaccctaacctggcatgtgacgttggtcatagtcattctaactagccttatcagtttggccgggattccaaatgagctcatagcgtcgtacagttttaccctggctatgctatcgtatgcggctttgaagtctatgaagagatggtatgtgtcgtttttgtattcagccatcttctccaagatctgccgcatggtgaagatctgatcagtggttgattttccgtttcggaatcctctttgatagtttcctaatatctcttcgacgtgcgggacaagacgatcctgaaggatcagggagaatattttataggcggtattcaacaccgttatacccctgtagttgttgcagtccaacctatctcctttcttgtatatggggtagatgatgccgagattccaatcacaaggcatcgattcgctatcccacacctcagtaacaatttgatgaatctcgttttctagtcgtgcacctccattcttgaccagttcggctgcaattccgtcggttccgggtgccttgttatttttcagccgacggatagcctttcgtgttccTTCTacgctaggtggcagtagcatgacattatctgctagtggcgcttctagctgttcgctaaactggtcattgagtaattaatcaaagtactgagcccaccgcgagaggacctctggctggttactgaccagatctccatccttgttgcgacagcaggttaccttaggtacaacgttgtttcggtgacctgctatcgcttggtaaaactttcgtgtcggtcggtacgcctctctggtttgctcgagttcccgcatgttttgctcttccaaagcatgcttcttggagcggtgaactcgtttctcttcgcgtctaagccgtgaatattcctctgcgcatgcccgcgttctatgccgttgctgcattgctcggtatgcagtattcttacgttcacttgtctgcattcatcgtcgaaccagccagatttggtgttgccacgacgtggtgggagtatatttcttacacagtttattatttttgtttttagagcgttccacctctcgctcgtagtttcgtaTCTgtcttctggtagtagagactcttctaaagcggttttgaattcctgttggacagcaatgtcccttagagagtccgtgttgagccgagcctgcgtgttttctccgctcccattggcgcgggggtgggcgattctacaacgtatcactaagccaaccaagtagtgatcggaatcgatattgactcctcgatatgttctgacatttaacagactcgactgtcgtcggcggcttattaacacgtggtcgatctggttgaaggattctccacccgggtgcgcccacgtaatcttgtggatttttttgcgcgcaaatttggtacttcctacaaccagattgttcgctgcggcgaactggaccaatctactaccattatcattactgtgctcatgcagactgtgacagccagtgtattggcggtacattggctccctaccgacttttgcgttgaagtcccccaggatgattatgaggtcatgcctggggcacCCATCTACAattctagcgaggcggccgtaaaaaaggtccttctcctcttcctctttatcttcggtaggggcgtgaacgtttatgaggcttatattaaagaatttgccttgcatgcgcagggtgcatagcctatcgtttatagccttgaaatccatcattgcgggtttcaaccggggacctacggcgaaacccgttccgagcacgcggtggcggtcgtggcagctgtaatatatgtcgtagcaatgcttaccacgcctgttgtgcacaccgttccctagccaccgaatctcttgtaaagctacgaggtccatgctcagtgtggctagggcatcatcaagttttttcaaggctccggcttcgcttagagtgcgtacgttccatgagcccattttcaGAGTAGTCCGGGGGCATTGCGTATGGTCGGTATCGGGATGTCCGTTTCGAAAATTTCTGTGGCTTTCCGTAGTCGTTGATTTATGggactgggtgactggccccgcgcccacgtgaccgttttgtttagcgtcgggttgcccccccgacgttcaggcacccagtttcccgggatacccacccccctcctggttcgccatgtgccaccatccgcccaaggggttgggtcaagcccgtgtacccaagcttggatatgtggtgacacatgttaccactctgcacgacgaggacgtgtcggaataggagttggatgggagagcctgtattatccctcaatggggcttcggatcccatcccattacagAGCCAATTATTTTAACTAAATTGTCTCCTTATAGGGCTTAATGCGATGTCctatagacatagacatagaagagcttgaaaaataaaataatagaatATGAAACACAAGGACAACGTGTATGATTGTATTcaggtatggttcctatattCTAGATATTGTGTACCTTTTAGTGATGTTAATCAAGAAAGCCTGAACAGAACTAAATATCATAGGAATGCATATTAGTTTTGAAGATACCTAGTTTGATATGAGAAAACGTCATTACTCATACATGAATTATACTGATGAAATAAACCTTTAAACGTAATAACTACGTATTAGGAATActgtaaaattaaatttgagTACTTTGAATTACGTCTGTCATTAACGTGAATGACAGCTTGGCACTTTTTTGATAATATCAATGTCGAATGACTTGAAATCTGTTTTTACTATCACTATtattgaagaagaaaattcCAACGTGTTAGTAAAATTTTGCTATTTAATGTGTTGCAACATAgatatttgttttatatacCAACATTAATGTTTACTTACAGTAAATTTGctataaaaaagagcaaatcatgataaaaaatactttttaagtaaaaaaaatacaatcctTCTTAATAATAACAGTAAAAAAACTGTCTGTTATTGCGCAGTAATGTTGACCATTACTTTGTGAATAATTTCTTAAGCAAGTATGATGTAGCAAAAGGTGTAACGAGATTAATTATTTAACTACATCtatttttcaaataataaatGTGTTGATACTAGTGGTACAATTACTGgagtttaaatttttttttcttactttcaTATAAAAGTAATGTGATTTAATTAACACTAGTTGTGTACGATGCAGTGGAAGCTAGCAATTATGACCACTTTTAAACTCGCCACTTTTACGCTCCTTTTGACATACACTGTAAGTCAAAGCATGAATGATGCTATTTCTTACTTTTTAACCCTAGGCAGGAAACTCCCAAAAAACGACTCTTCgtctagaagaaaacaaacctcCCTTCCCAAAAAACATTATCCCCACTCGAAACTGTGAACGAATCTCGCACAATTCTTAAGACGGATTGAAACGCACCCACACGACTGCAATAAAGCATGTTAACACATCGGCGTACTGGTTACACCCATCGGACCGGGGCAAAGAGCGGGCCGCCCAAAAAGGGAATCCCTTCTTGCGCGGGCCAATCTCACAataaaccaacaaacacaccgttcaTCTTTACCGGTTGATTGCATTTGCATTGACCGCGGCAGTCCCAAGGTTTTTGGAGGGTCCACGGCCGGAGGATGTCAAAAAAGACGGACTTCCATCACTCATCACTCATGGTGGCTCCGTTACCGCGACCGAGAACCTTTTCCCCTCATCGCAGCCCGCGGTTGGTCTGTGCACGATTGCGTGTTGAAAGCACCGTCCGTCCGTCGGGGAATGTGACGATTGCATTGTTTCAACTGGGGATGATGATGTACAAAGGGAAGATCCACATGCAGTGATGCCGTTTCTGTTAAAGGTGGCGCCCCACCACAGTGCGAAGGGACCAACCGCTCAACCGGTATCGATTTCAGGTGTTCGCAAAGAACCCCACCGTAAACTTTTTCCGTGGAAAgtaacaaacagcaacaacaacaaaaaaacatcctcACAAATTAACAAATGTATGCCACGGGTCGGGTTCGTGTCTTTGGCAGCATTCAAgtctttttgttcttttggcTCAGAAAAAGCACCTTGAAAGTAACGCAAAATACAAAGGGATGTACAAGCCCTGTTTTTTTAGGATACCGAAAGGGATTGGTAGTAGAGGAAAAGGCATGTTGCCTCAAATTGTAACCGCAAAAGACTAAGGCGTGTTGAAAATTAGTTTTATAATACCCGTGTTAGGTAAAGGTGAACAATTCTTGTGCACCTTCAAGTCTTCTGACGCCACTCACTATAATGGTTATACTTGCATACTATTAGTGACGTTATACCCACCTTTCCTAATACTAGGTTAATAGGTTTCAATAGGTATAATAGGTTTCATCAATCCTGTTTAGCATAAAACAATATCCATATTTTGTAATAAATATGCACAAAACCGTTAAAGATAATGCTCAATACCGGCAAACACACTGTCTTTTCCTAAAAACTTTGTATCTTTCTCTATCTGCAATCGATGCTTGACCAACTGTCAGCACGACAGAGCATTGCGATGGTAAATGCTGGAttttagaaaacaaacaatcaaaaatgCAGCTTCTGAAGACACAAACGACACAAATGTATCGTATCGTAATGACCCCTCAATTATATATGCTCTCCGCATCCAGGTAATCGGCACCCCGATAGGGGTACTGAGTTATTGCTCCTCAAAACGTTATAATTTAAAAGACACGAATCGCCCGTGGGCACTTCTTTGATCTTCCATCATCGCCACGATCGTGTACAGATCCCGATCGCGTACAATAGCGATTGTAGGTAATAGACATGGAGGTGCAAGTCTTTGTTAAGAGACCGGCATTTGACGGTGTTTGTGATCCGTTTCGAAACCAGAAGGTTCAATGTCAGGAAACGGGTGACGATGTTATAACAGTGCttttgtgatattttggcATGTGCAAGAAACCGGGCAAAAAGGTCAGTGGCCCGAGGGGCAATGAAGATGTACTTCGGTGTCATGGTGTGGCTGTGGCTAAATTTTTCATCAGAAGATTGTCGCTTTAATAAAACTACCCACCTGTTCCACTATATGCGAAGATGACCGATGGATAGGTTTATCAAACAGGTGCGTGATGAGACAACAGTGAATTGAGTAAACGAATGGACAAGCTGCTCGGTTAATGCTTCTGTTTTGTTATGTCTATGTTGGATGTATGTTGcaatgaaaaatggcttctaATGAAGAGTTGTTATTGTAACAACTTGTCTTTAAAGGTTAGATTTTGAAATAATTCGCTGGACTTGAGgataaattatattatgaTTGATGGTGTCAGAGCCTTTTGCGTATAACgttaaattcaaaatgtttaaaaaaaactttccctTGAAATTCCTCTCCATAAAGCTGTATATTATTGTAAAtaaactgtttgtttcaatGACAGCTACCAAACTATTTTATTTGCCATC
Proteins encoded:
- the LOC120955208 gene encoding endocuticle structural glycoprotein SgAbd-1-like isoform X2, with translation MTSFSFTCALVLVIVACGATAKPQNQYAHSSYNKNTGVRNTSVGHRLTNQHQQYQQQQHQQHQQHQHQQQQQHQSQNHFAHQHQPQALRAPLLPPHNPTQFSQRLQQPFPNAIRPFVPITSYSNDVSYDGSYSYAYTTGDGQQQQAQGYLKNAGRKDLEAQAVQGSYSYTSPEGQLITVTYIADENGFRAEGAHLPTPPPIPEAIQKSLALIAQTQPVSAQFNAAYNQPRFHQAGHVPSASGHNYNRYG
- the LOC120955208 gene encoding endocuticle structural glycoprotein SgAbd-1-like isoform X1, which gives rise to MTSFSFTQCALVLVIVACGATAKPQNQYAHSSYNKNTGVRNTSVGHRLTNQHQQYQQQQHQQHQQHQHQQQQQHQSQNHFAHQHQPQALRAPLLPPHNPTQFSQRLQQPFPNAIRPFVPITSYSNDVSYDGSYSYAYTTGDGQQQQAQGYLKNAGRKDLEAQAVQGSYSYTSPEGQLITVTYIADENGFRAEGAHLPTPPPIPEAIQKSLALIAQTQPVSAQFNAAYNQPRFHQAGHVPSASGHNYNRYG